In the genome of Ammospiza nelsoni isolate bAmmNel1 chromosome 7, bAmmNel1.pri, whole genome shotgun sequence, one region contains:
- the DAPL1 gene encoding death-associated protein-like 1: MALRKSVPPGRRSPAVKAGGMRVSKKQENGPVEKNAKLPGKEKSSAIVSFTKPQNMGVLVAEALNKMSHKMHAATLQVAHQKPQPTLEKFILPKRIYIIQQPRKC, translated from the exons ATGGCGCTGAGGAAGAGTGTCCCGCCGGGCCGCCGCTCTCCCGCAG TTAAAGCTGGAGGTATGAGAGTGtctaaaaagcaagaaaatggaCCTGTTGAGAAAAATGCTAAActtccaggaaaagaaaagtcaAG TGCTATTGTCAGTTTTACAAAACCTCAGAACATGGGAGTCTTGGTAGCAGAAGCACTGAACAAA ATGAGCCACAAAATGCATGCAGCAACATTACAAGTGGCTCACCAAAAGCCACAACCTACCTTGGAGAAGTTCATACTGCCTAAAAGAATTTACATTATTCAACAGCCACGGAAATGTTAA